A section of the Streptomyces sp. SCL15-4 genome encodes:
- a CDS encoding TetR/AcrR family transcriptional regulator, translated as MHVQDTHWASAAAIAPGGRTMSTAAGTPRADGVRTTPLRVDAQRNLEHVLRAAREVFGELGYGAPMEDVARRARVGVGTVYRRFPSKDVLVRRIAEEETARLTEQARTALGQEDEPWSALSRFLRTSVASGAGRLLPPQVLRVGSAGSDGPGEAVRVPPQRVQPGGGELRLVSDESSMGADDAGAGALLDVVGQLVERARSAGELRADVSVGDVLLVIATAAPSLPDAAQQAAASARLLDILLEGLRSRPAPAPA; from the coding sequence ATGCATGTTCAGGACACGCATTGGGCATCGGCCGCCGCCATCGCGCCCGGCGGCAGAACGATGAGTACGGCGGCGGGCACCCCACGCGCGGACGGGGTGCGGACGACTCCGCTGCGGGTGGACGCGCAGCGCAACCTGGAGCACGTGCTGCGTGCGGCGCGGGAGGTGTTCGGCGAGCTGGGGTACGGCGCGCCGATGGAGGACGTGGCGCGGCGCGCCCGGGTCGGGGTCGGCACGGTGTACCGGCGCTTTCCCAGCAAGGACGTGCTGGTGCGGCGGATCGCCGAGGAGGAGACGGCGCGGCTGACCGAGCAGGCGCGGACGGCGCTCGGGCAGGAGGACGAGCCGTGGTCGGCGCTGTCGCGGTTCCTGCGGACGTCGGTGGCGTCGGGCGCGGGACGGCTGCTGCCGCCGCAGGTGCTGCGGGTCGGTTCCGCCGGTTCGGACGGGCCGGGTGAGGCGGTCCGGGTGCCTCCGCAGCGGGTGCAGCCGGGCGGCGGTGAGCTGCGGCTGGTGTCGGACGAGTCCTCGATGGGGGCCGACGACGCCGGGGCCGGGGCGTTGCTCGACGTGGTCGGGCAGTTGGTGGAGCGGGCCCGGTCGGCGGGTGAGCTGCGGGCGGACGTGTCGGTGGGGGATGTGCTGCTGGTGATCGCCACGGCGGCGCCGTCCCTGCCGGATGCGGCGCAGCAGGCGGCGGCTTCGGCCCGGCTGCTGGACATCCTGCTGGAAGGGCTCCGGTCCCGGCCCGCGCCGGCTCCGGCGTAG
- a CDS encoding sigma-70 family RNA polymerase sigma factor, producing the protein MSADGWDESHGGAERRGPHVPGQGGRASFRGGPGDGSVPPPREIPAADGELIERMRSGDDFAYEELYRRHADAVRRYARTCCRDGHTADDLTAEVFARMLQAVRGGSGPEHAVRAYLLTSVRRVAAHWAKSARREQLVDDFALFAQQAARAAEASGAGPGDPGADVRALHEAEQSLAMRAFRSLPERWQAVLWHTEVEDESPSEVAVLFGLDANGTRVLASRAREGLKQAYLQAHVSTALTADEECARYADQLGTYARRKLRVRAERGLREHLAECARCRLAAAQIEEVASGIPAVVPVAVIGWFGAAGYAKALGIVAGGAGAGAAGAAAAATGSSGAGGAAVSEGLGAPVKAGIAAGVVAVAVAAVALALVNDDRPAKEAVARPSPSAPVVRPGTPAPVPAPPRPRPEPSPKPAAVAPAPLPATPTPTPTPSPPPKPRPRPTPTPTPTPTSTPPPKPKPKPKPRPTPTPTPTPPPAPAVYELSALRFDATGDGTEPEIRLGGSSWVWQRYGLTIGGRTYAHGVTVHGESSVTIDLNRPCTAYDARAGVDDMALGLGRVYFSVHADGVPLWRSGMVEGGDPAVPVHVDLTGRRTVRLVVEPRDHGPGRVAPADWAESRFTCR; encoded by the coding sequence ATGAGCGCTGACGGGTGGGACGAGTCACACGGGGGCGCGGAGAGGCGCGGGCCGCACGTGCCCGGCCAAGGCGGACGCGCCTCGTTCCGCGGCGGACCCGGGGACGGGAGTGTTCCGCCGCCTCGGGAGATACCCGCCGCCGACGGTGAGCTGATCGAACGGATGCGCTCCGGCGACGACTTCGCCTACGAGGAGCTGTACCGGCGGCACGCCGACGCGGTACGCCGGTACGCGCGGACCTGCTGCCGGGACGGCCACACCGCCGACGACCTCACCGCCGAGGTGTTCGCCCGGATGCTCCAGGCGGTGCGCGGCGGCTCCGGGCCCGAGCACGCCGTACGGGCCTATCTGCTGACCTCCGTACGACGCGTCGCCGCGCACTGGGCCAAGTCGGCCCGGCGCGAGCAGCTCGTCGACGACTTCGCGCTCTTCGCCCAGCAGGCCGCGCGGGCCGCGGAGGCGTCCGGCGCCGGCCCGGGCGATCCGGGCGCGGACGTACGCGCCCTGCACGAGGCCGAGCAGTCCCTGGCCATGCGCGCGTTCCGCTCCCTGCCCGAGCGCTGGCAGGCCGTGCTGTGGCACACCGAGGTGGAGGACGAGTCCCCGAGCGAGGTGGCCGTCCTGTTCGGGCTGGACGCCAACGGCACCCGGGTGCTCGCCAGCCGCGCCCGGGAGGGGCTGAAGCAGGCCTATCTCCAGGCCCACGTCAGCACCGCGCTCACCGCCGACGAGGAGTGCGCCCGCTACGCCGACCAGCTCGGCACCTACGCCCGCCGCAAACTGCGCGTACGGGCCGAGCGGGGCCTGCGCGAGCACCTCGCGGAGTGCGCCCGGTGCCGGCTGGCCGCGGCGCAGATCGAGGAGGTCGCGAGCGGGATCCCCGCGGTCGTCCCGGTCGCGGTCATCGGCTGGTTCGGGGCCGCCGGGTACGCCAAGGCGCTCGGGATCGTGGCGGGCGGCGCCGGGGCCGGGGCGGCCGGGGCCGCCGCCGCGGCCACCGGCTCGTCCGGGGCCGGCGGGGCCGCGGTTTCCGAGGGGCTCGGGGCGCCGGTGAAGGCCGGTATCGCGGCAGGAGTGGTCGCGGTGGCCGTCGCCGCGGTCGCGCTGGCCCTGGTGAACGACGACCGCCCGGCGAAGGAGGCCGTCGCCCGGCCGTCCCCGTCCGCTCCGGTCGTACGCCCCGGGACGCCGGCGCCCGTGCCCGCTCCTCCAAGGCCCCGGCCCGAGCCCTCGCCGAAGCCGGCGGCCGTCGCCCCCGCACCGCTTCCGGCCACGCCCACGCCGACGCCCACGCCCTCTCCCCCGCCGAAGCCGCGCCCCAGGCCCACACCGACGCCGACCCCGACGCCGACGTCCACTCCGCCGCCGAAGCCGAAGCCGAAGCCGAAGCCCAGGCCGACCCCGACGCCGACCCCGACCCCGCCGCCCGCACCCGCCGTCTACGAGTTGAGCGCGCTGCGCTTCGACGCCACCGGTGACGGCACCGAGCCCGAGATCAGGCTGGGCGGGAGCAGCTGGGTGTGGCAGCGGTACGGCCTGACGATCGGCGGCAGGACGTACGCGCACGGAGTCACCGTGCACGGCGAGTCCTCCGTCACCATCGACCTCAACCGGCCGTGCACCGCCTACGACGCGCGGGCCGGCGTGGACGACATGGCCCTCGGGCTCGGCAGGGTCTACTTCTCCGTCCACGCCGACGGGGTGCCGCTGTGGCGCTCCGGCATGGTCGAGGGCGGTGACCCGGCCGTCCCCGTGCATGTGGACCTCACCGGGCGCCGGACCGTACGGCTGGTGGTGGAGCCGCGCGACCACGGTCCCGGCCGGGTGGCGCCGGCGGACTGGGCGGAGTCCCGGTTCACCTGCCGGTAG